The following coding sequences lie in one Arthrobacter sp. PGP41 genomic window:
- the yczR gene encoding MocR-like transcription factor YczR, which translates to MMPSLTASGLSRLLGGWNVGAAAAYRELADVVRLLVLDGRVALDTALPSERALSEALGVSRTTVTAAYALLRDQGFLTGGQGSRSRTRIPPLTPAGTTVFTGPARKDPALTAPGLAAPEGLIDLAYASLPASGEVVHRAFAAALTELPALLPGFGYDAIGLLPLREAVAARYSAAGAPTTADQILVTSGAQHALNIVLRALAGRQERVLVEHPSYPNALDAIRAAGCRPVPVAFSGGRPGWDMDSMQAALQQQRPKLAYVVPDFHNPTGQLMPDFQRRRLARAAAAAGTVLVVDETLRELNLDSIWTTPVAAFSPAVVTIGSLSKSHWGGLRTGWIRATPDLVQRFAAARTSLDLGGPLMEQLAAAHLVRALDEPLPARIAALRDSRAALLELLAGHLPEWEAAYPAGGLSAWCRLPAPISTALTVIAPDFGIRLAAGPRFGVGGAFERYLRVPFTLPPETLEAAVLALRSAQDRLDAAPQLRRTLRNAPAVAIA; encoded by the coding sequence CTGATGCCATCCCTTACCGCCTCCGGCCTTTCCCGTCTTTTGGGCGGGTGGAACGTAGGTGCAGCAGCCGCTTACCGCGAACTGGCCGACGTCGTACGCCTGCTGGTGCTCGACGGACGCGTGGCCCTGGACACGGCCCTGCCCAGCGAGCGGGCGCTGTCCGAAGCCCTGGGCGTCAGCCGGACCACAGTGACTGCCGCCTACGCCCTGCTCCGCGACCAGGGTTTCCTTACCGGCGGCCAAGGCAGCAGGAGCCGGACACGGATCCCGCCGCTGACACCGGCAGGCACCACGGTGTTCACAGGCCCCGCACGCAAGGACCCGGCGCTCACCGCCCCCGGACTGGCTGCCCCGGAAGGACTGATCGACCTCGCCTATGCCTCGCTTCCCGCCAGCGGAGAGGTGGTGCACCGCGCGTTCGCGGCGGCCCTCACCGAGCTCCCGGCCCTGCTCCCCGGCTTCGGCTACGACGCCATCGGCCTGCTCCCCCTGCGGGAGGCAGTGGCGGCGCGCTACTCCGCGGCCGGAGCGCCCACCACCGCGGACCAGATCCTGGTGACGTCGGGCGCGCAGCATGCCCTCAACATCGTCCTTCGCGCCCTTGCCGGCCGGCAGGAACGGGTGCTGGTGGAGCACCCCAGCTACCCGAACGCCCTCGATGCCATCCGGGCGGCCGGGTGCCGGCCCGTTCCGGTGGCATTCTCGGGGGGCCGGCCGGGGTGGGACATGGACAGCATGCAGGCGGCACTGCAGCAACAGCGGCCCAAGCTGGCGTACGTGGTTCCGGACTTCCACAATCCAACGGGCCAACTGATGCCGGACTTCCAGCGCCGCCGGCTGGCCCGCGCGGCCGCGGCTGCCGGCACCGTCCTGGTGGTGGATGAGACCCTCCGGGAGCTGAACCTTGACAGCATCTGGACCACGCCCGTCGCGGCTTTCAGCCCGGCAGTGGTAACCATCGGCTCGCTCAGCAAGTCCCATTGGGGCGGCCTCCGCACAGGCTGGATCCGTGCTACTCCGGACCTGGTCCAACGGTTTGCAGCAGCCCGGACCTCGCTTGATCTCGGCGGACCCCTGATGGAGCAACTGGCCGCCGCCCACCTGGTCAGGGCCCTGGACGAGCCGCTGCCGGCCCGGATAGCCGCGCTCCGGGACAGCCGGGCGGCGCTCCTGGAACTCCTCGCCGGCCACCTGCCCGAGTGGGAGGCGGCGTACCCTGCCGGCGGCCTCTCGGCGTGGTGCAGGCTGCCGGCCCCCATCAGCACTGCGCTGACGGTCATTGCCCCCGACTTTGGGATCCGGCTGGCGGCAGGGCCGCGCTTCGGTGTTGGCGGTGCCTTCGAACGCTACCTCAGGGTGCCCTTTACCCTGCCGCCGGAGACGCTGGAGGCCGCAGTACTGGCCCTGCGTTCAGCGCAGGACCGGCTGGATGCCGCCCCGCAGCTCCGGCGCACCCTCAGGAACGCCCCGGCCGTGGCCATTGCCTGA
- a CDS encoding ATPase — translation MTDNRNFEIVCDTELPGTPERVWEAVTTGTPAWMFPTDQWPDVKTVKEYPTHLVSRIEGPDGWFNQLEHVLEPLDGGRARLHYVHSGIFADNWDEQYDGASRHTEFYLHTLGQYLRYFDGKPVVFTDIQAPAASQAADGFARLRGALGIPSAEDGSRVDVELDGVGRLSGEVDFSNDHFLGVRTSEAMYRFFGRNAWGAPVGMTVHDFSGQGDSEATAKAWGDFLAKVYA, via the coding sequence ATGACTGACAACCGCAACTTCGAAATCGTCTGCGACACCGAGCTTCCGGGCACGCCGGAGCGCGTGTGGGAGGCGGTGACCACCGGAACGCCTGCGTGGATGTTCCCCACGGACCAGTGGCCCGACGTCAAGACCGTCAAGGAATACCCGACGCACCTCGTGTCAAGGATTGAGGGGCCGGATGGCTGGTTCAACCAGCTGGAGCACGTCCTGGAACCGCTCGACGGCGGCCGCGCGCGCCTGCACTACGTGCACAGCGGGATCTTTGCGGACAACTGGGACGAACAGTACGACGGCGCCTCCCGCCACACCGAGTTCTACCTCCATACCCTGGGCCAGTACCTGCGGTACTTCGACGGAAAGCCCGTGGTGTTCACGGACATCCAGGCGCCGGCAGCGTCCCAGGCCGCTGACGGCTTTGCCCGCCTGCGCGGCGCACTGGGCATACCGTCCGCGGAGGACGGTTCCCGCGTGGATGTGGAGCTCGACGGCGTGGGGAGGCTTTCAGGGGAAGTGGACTTCTCCAATGACCACTTCCTTGGCGTTCGGACGTCCGAGGCCATGTACCGCTTCTTCGGCCGCAACGCGTGGGGCGCACCCGTAGGGATGACAGTCCATGATTTCAGCGGCCAAGGAGATTCCGAAGCCACCGCCAAGGCATGGGGCGACTTCCTGGCGAAGGTGTACGCGTAG